One genomic window of Clostridium taeniosporum includes the following:
- the noc gene encoding nucleoid occlusion protein gives MNNEIIKIDIDRIVPNLYQPRKYFNEQAIEELSQSIKQYGIIQPITVRKIGETYELVAGERRLRAAKVAQLDVVPCNIVDITDSESAEIALLENLQREDLNYIEEAEAYSNLINDHNFTQEDLAKRIGKKQSTIANKLRLLKLDSKVRQMCLENGLTERHSRALLSLPTAKLQLKVVSKVVKDGLNVKKTEELINKELLKLAGKQLNKKRTNIKATLPAKLYVNTIKQVFKKFDIPAEYNCKDSDEFIEVTVKIPKNNK, from the coding sequence ATGAATAATGAAATAATTAAGATAGATATAGATAGGATAGTTCCTAATTTATATCAACCACGTAAATATTTTAATGAACAGGCAATTGAAGAGTTATCACAGTCAATAAAACAATATGGAATTATACAACCAATAACAGTTAGAAAAATTGGCGAAACTTATGAACTTGTAGCAGGAGAGCGTAGATTAAGAGCTGCTAAAGTAGCTCAGTTGGATGTAGTTCCATGTAATATAGTAGATATAACTGATTCAGAATCTGCAGAAATAGCATTATTAGAAAATCTTCAAAGAGAAGATTTGAATTATATTGAAGAAGCAGAAGCATATAGTAATTTAATTAATGATCATAATTTCACTCAAGAAGATTTAGCTAAAAGAATAGGTAAGAAGCAATCTACTATAGCTAATAAGTTAAGGTTATTAAAGTTAGATTCTAAGGTAAGACAAATGTGTCTTGAAAATGGTTTAACAGAAAGACATTCTAGAGCACTTTTAAGTTTGCCTACTGCCAAGCTTCAATTAAAAGTTGTTTCTAAAGTTGTAAAAGATGGACTTAATGTAAAGAAGACAGAAGAATTAATTAATAAAGAATTACTTAAATTAGCAGGAAAACAGTTAAATAAAAAAAGAACTAACATAAAAGCTACTTTACCAGCTAAATTATATGTAAATACTATAAAACAAGTATTTAAAAAGTTTGATATACCAGCTGAATATAATTGTAAAGATTCAGATGAATTTATAGAAGTAACTGTTAAGATTCCTAAAAATAATAAGTAA
- the rsmG gene encoding 16S rRNA (guanine(527)-N(7))-methyltransferase RsmG has protein sequence MKFYDLMCKAAQDVGLELSKEQYEKFIIYKNLLQEWNEKVNLTAIIEDEEIIKKHFIDSIKAFKRNEFKEAKNLIDVGTGAGFPGIPIAIMNENIKVTLLDSLNKRINFLNLVIEKLELKNIITIHSRAEDGARQKNLREAFDIATSRAVANMSVLSEFCLPYVKVNGHFIALKGPSVEEEIKEGNKAINTLGGQLLDICEVEIEDTELKHNLVVVKKVKECPKTYPRKAGNVTKKPIK, from the coding sequence ATGAAATTTTATGATTTAATGTGCAAAGCTGCACAAGATGTAGGATTAGAATTATCCAAAGAACAATATGAGAAGTTTATAATATATAAAAATCTTCTTCAAGAATGGAATGAAAAAGTAAATCTAACTGCTATTATAGAAGATGAAGAAATAATAAAAAAACATTTTATAGATTCAATAAAAGCATTTAAGAGAAATGAATTTAAGGAAGCAAAAAATTTAATAGATGTTGGCACAGGAGCAGGTTTTCCAGGTATTCCAATAGCTATAATGAATGAAAATATAAAGGTTACTTTATTAGATTCATTAAATAAAAGAATTAATTTCTTAAATCTAGTAATAGAAAAATTAGAATTAAAGAATATTATAACTATTCATTCAAGAGCTGAAGATGGAGCAAGACAAAAAAATCTTAGAGAAGCATTTGATATAGCAACATCTAGAGCAGTTGCTAATATGAGTGTTTTATCAGAATTTTGTTTACCATATGTTAAGGTTAATGGTCATTTTATAGCGTTAAAAGGCCCATCAGTAGAAGAAGAAATCAAAGAAGGAAATAAGGCTATAAATACATTAGGAGGACAACTATTAGATATATGTGAAGTTGAAATTGAAGATACTGAATTAAAGCATAACTTAGTTGTTGTTAAGAAAGTAAAGGAATGTCCTAAGACATATCCAAGGAAAGCAGGTAATGTTACTAAAAAGCCTATAAAATAG
- the mnmG gene encoding tRNA uridine-5-carboxymethylaminomethyl(34) synthesis enzyme MnmG: MNYNYEAGEFDIVVIGAGHAGCEAALASARMGLNTLICTINLDSIAMMPCNPNIGGTAKGHLVREIDALGGEMGVNIDHTFIQSRMLNTSKGPAVHSLRAQADKKEYQSKMKRVLEEQENLQIRQIEVTELLVENNKVEGVITKNGAIFRAKAVILATGTYLKGKIIIGEVSYSGGPNGLFPANDLSQSLLDLGILLRRFKTGTPARINRRSVDFSKMIEQPGDNKIVPFSFMSGNIEKEQVSCYLTYTNEETHNVIKENIGRSPIYNGSIKGVGPRYCPSIEDKVMRFPDKLKHQIFVEPEGLDTLEMYVGGMSSSLPEEVQLKMMRTLPGLENVEIMRTAYAIEYDSIDPTQLKSTLEFKHIEGLYGAGQFNGSSGYEEAGAQGLVAGINASLKIKGEEPMILTRSDAYIGVLIDDLVTKGTNEPYRMMTSRAEYRLILRQDNADFRLTEIGRKVGLVTDERYATFINRKSTIERELERLKKLQITNKREVNEFLLSVGSAELKKPISFYELIKRPEVDYFSLKDLDPEREELSDDVGEQVNIIAKYEGYISNQLEQVAQFKKFEKKLLPNDIDYKNVKGLRTEAEQKLNNIKPLSIGQASRISGVSPADISVLLIYLEHYYNK, encoded by the coding sequence ATGAATTACAATTATGAAGCAGGGGAATTTGATATAGTAGTTATTGGTGCTGGTCATGCAGGATGCGAAGCGGCATTAGCATCTGCTAGAATGGGATTAAATACTTTAATTTGTACTATAAATTTAGATTCAATAGCTATGATGCCATGTAATCCTAATATAGGAGGAACAGCTAAAGGTCATTTAGTTAGAGAAATTGATGCATTGGGTGGAGAAATGGGTGTAAATATAGATCATACTTTCATTCAATCAAGGATGTTAAATACATCTAAAGGTCCAGCGGTTCATTCGTTAAGAGCACAAGCTGATAAAAAAGAGTATCAATCTAAAATGAAGCGAGTATTAGAAGAACAAGAAAATCTTCAAATAAGACAAATTGAGGTTACTGAACTTTTAGTTGAAAATAATAAAGTAGAAGGTGTTATTACTAAAAATGGAGCTATTTTTAGAGCTAAAGCTGTAATTCTAGCTACAGGTACATATTTGAAAGGAAAAATAATTATAGGGGAAGTTAGCTACTCAGGAGGACCAAATGGTTTATTCCCAGCTAATGATTTATCACAATCTTTATTAGATTTAGGGATTTTATTAAGAAGATTTAAAACAGGAACTCCAGCAAGAATAAATAGAAGATCAGTAGATTTTTCTAAAATGATTGAACAACCAGGTGATAATAAGATAGTGCCTTTTTCATTTATGAGTGGAAATATAGAGAAAGAGCAAGTGTCTTGTTATTTAACGTATACCAATGAAGAAACTCATAATGTTATTAAAGAAAATATAGGTAGATCACCAATATATAATGGAAGTATTAAGGGTGTAGGCCCAAGATATTGTCCATCAATCGAGGATAAGGTTATGAGATTTCCAGATAAATTAAAGCATCAAATATTTGTTGAACCAGAAGGATTAGATACATTAGAAATGTATGTAGGTGGAATGTCATCATCTTTACCTGAAGAAGTTCAATTAAAAATGATGAGAACATTACCTGGATTAGAAAATGTAGAAATAATGAGAACAGCATATGCAATTGAATATGATTCTATAGATCCAACTCAATTAAAGTCGACATTAGAATTTAAGCATATTGAAGGTTTATATGGTGCAGGTCAATTTAATGGTAGTTCAGGATATGAAGAAGCTGGTGCACAAGGACTAGTAGCGGGAATAAATGCATCCTTAAAAATTAAAGGCGAAGAACCAATGATATTAACTAGATCTGATGCTTATATTGGCGTTCTTATAGATGATTTAGTTACTAAAGGAACTAATGAGCCATATAGAATGATGACGTCTAGAGCTGAGTATAGATTAATATTAAGACAAGATAATGCAGATTTTAGATTAACTGAGATAGGAAGAAAAGTAGGATTAGTTACAGATGAGAGATATGCAACTTTCATAAATAGAAAAAGCACAATTGAGCGTGAATTAGAAAGATTAAAGAAATTACAAATAACTAATAAAAGAGAAGTGAATGAATTCTTATTATCAGTAGGTTCAGCAGAATTAAAGAAACCTATAAGTTTTTACGAATTAATAAAAAGACCTGAAGTTGATTATTTTAGTTTAAAAGATTTAGATCCTGAAAGAGAAGAACTTTCTGATGATGTAGGAGAACAAGTAAATATAATTGCAAAATATGAAGGATATATAAGTAATCAGCTTGAACAAGTAGCTCAATTCAAAAAATTTGAGAAGAAGCTATTACCTAATGATATAGATTATAAGAATGTAAAAGGATTAAGAACAGAGGCAGAACAAAAATTAAATAACATAAAACCATTAAGTATAGGTCAGGCATCACGTATTTCAGGGGTATCTCCAGCAGATATATCTGTATTACTTATTTATCTTGAACATTATTATAATAAATAA
- the mnmE gene encoding tRNA uridine-5-carboxymethylaminomethyl(34) synthesis GTPase MnmE: MREFDTICGIATPIGEGGISIIRISGSKALDIISKIFISKNNIDLKKMKTYTMRYGHIIELESKDIIDEVIISYMKGPHSYTTEDIIEINCHGGVISTNSVMNQVIKAGARVAEPGEFTKRAFLNGRIDLSQAEAVIDIIKAKTDLSMKSAIMQSGGALSKQIKDIRQYLLDTLALIEYGVDFTEDDEEIDETLIIRVKDGIKSTILKIEELLRGADEGKIIRDGLNIVIVGKPNVGKSSLLNVLLKEKRAIVTDIPGTTRDIIEEYLNIDGIPIKITDTAGIRETEDTVEKIGVERSREKIEEADLIILILDSSRNLEDEDKEIINTIKDKNHVVLLNKTDLDRKMEEINLNNQINISAKTGYGINELKEKIKELFFSGDINNESLIVSNVRHKQALYRSLENCEVALDKVNANEFLDLISIYVTSAMKALGEITGDELEEDVLNKIFSEFCVGK; the protein is encoded by the coding sequence ATGAGAGAATTTGATACCATTTGTGGTATAGCAACCCCTATTGGTGAAGGGGGAATTTCTATTATTAGAATTTCTGGAAGTAAAGCATTAGATATAATTAGTAAGATATTTATTAGTAAAAATAATATAGATTTAAAAAAGATGAAAACTTATACTATGAGATACGGACATATTATAGAATTGGAAAGTAAAGATATAATTGATGAGGTAATCATAAGTTATATGAAAGGACCTCATAGTTATACTACTGAAGATATAATAGAAATCAATTGTCATGGTGGAGTTATATCAACAAATAGTGTAATGAATCAAGTTATTAAGGCTGGTGCAAGAGTTGCAGAACCAGGAGAATTTACTAAGAGGGCGTTTTTAAATGGTAGAATTGATTTAAGTCAAGCAGAAGCTGTTATTGATATAATAAAAGCTAAGACAGATTTATCTATGAAATCAGCAATTATGCAAAGTGGTGGTGCTTTATCAAAGCAAATTAAAGATATAAGACAATATCTTTTAGATACTTTAGCTTTAATTGAGTATGGAGTAGATTTTACAGAGGATGATGAAGAGATAGATGAAACTCTAATTATAAGAGTTAAAGATGGAATAAAAAGTACTATTTTAAAAATTGAAGAATTATTAAGAGGTGCTGATGAAGGAAAAATAATTAGAGATGGTCTTAATATTGTTATTGTTGGTAAACCTAACGTAGGGAAATCATCTTTGCTTAATGTTCTACTAAAGGAAAAAAGAGCTATAGTAACAGATATTCCAGGGACTACAAGAGATATAATTGAAGAGTATTTAAATATAGATGGTATACCTATAAAAATAACTGATACAGCTGGAATAAGAGAAACAGAAGATACAGTTGAAAAGATAGGTGTTGAAAGATCTAGAGAAAAAATTGAAGAAGCTGATTTAATTATTTTAATATTAGATTCTTCTAGAAATTTAGAAGATGAAGATAAGGAAATAATTAATACTATAAAAGATAAGAACCACGTAGTATTATTAAATAAAACAGATTTAGATAGAAAAATGGAAGAAATTAATTTAAATAATCAAATTAATATTTCAGCTAAAACTGGTTATGGAATTAATGAATTAAAGGAAAAAATAAAAGAATTATTTTTTAGTGGTGATATAAATAATGAAAGTTTGATAGTATCAAATGTTAGACATAAGCAAGCATTATATAGATCGTTGGAAAATTGTGAAGTAGCACTAGACAAAGTTAATGCTAATGAGTTTTTAGATTTGATTTCTATTTATGTAACTTCAGCAATGAAAGCACTTGGAGAAATAACAGGTGATGAATTAGAAGAAGATGTATTGAACAAAATCTTTAGTGAATTTTGTGTAGGAAAGTAG
- the jag gene encoding RNA-binding cell elongation regulator Jag/EloR has translation MRSVELEGKNVEEALDKALNELNTTKDMVDIEVLERGSKGLFGFISSKPAKVKVTLKQTYIDDIRNFINKILDSMSIKAEIDINEQNDVINISLSGNKLGLLIGYRGETLDSLQCLISLMVNKDSSIQYKRILLDIENYREKREETLKNVAMKTAEKVKKSGRLFKLEPMNPYERRIIHSALQDNSFVNTYSEGKEPFRRVVVQLKKN, from the coding sequence ATGAGATCAGTAGAATTAGAGGGGAAAAATGTTGAAGAAGCCTTGGATAAAGCTTTAAATGAGTTGAATACAACAAAAGATATGGTAGATATTGAGGTTTTGGAACGTGGTTCAAAAGGGTTATTTGGTTTTATAAGCTCTAAACCAGCTAAAGTAAAGGTAACCTTAAAACAAACTTATATTGATGATATAAGAAATTTTATAAATAAAATTCTTGATTCTATGAGCATAAAGGCAGAGATAGATATTAATGAACAAAATGATGTAATAAATATAAGCTTGTCAGGTAATAAACTAGGTTTGCTTATTGGCTATAGGGGAGAGACCTTAGATTCGTTACAATGCCTTATTTCTTTAATGGTTAATAAAGACAGTAGTATTCAGTATAAAAGAATTTTACTTGATATAGAAAATTATAGAGAGAAAAGAGAAGAAACTCTCAAGAATGTTGCAATGAAAACTGCTGAAAAAGTGAAGAAAAGTGGTAGATTATTTAAATTGGAACCGATGAATCCTTATGAAAGAAGAATAATTCATTCAGCTTTACAAGATAATTCATTTGTTAACACTTATAGTGAAGGAAAAGAACCTTTTAGAAGAGTTGTTGTACAGCTTAAAAAGAATTAA